GCTGCAGCCCATCTTCCAGATCTACGGGAGGCGGCAGGTCTTCGCGGGCCCCATCGTGACGCTCAAGGTGTTCGAGGACAACGTGCTGGTGCGCGAGTTCCTGGAGGAGAAGGGCCAGGGCAGGGTGCTGGTggtggacggcggcggcagcctgCGGTGCGCCATCCTGGGCGGCAACCCCGTCCAGCAGGCGCAGAACAACGGGTGGGCGGGCATCGTGGTGAACGGGTGCATCCGGGACGTGGACGAGATCAACGGGTGCGACATCGGCGTGCGCGCCCTCGCCTCGCACCCCATGAAGGCCAACAAGAAGGGGATGGGCGAGAAGCACGTCCCGGTCACCATCGCGGGCACCAGGATCTGCGACGGCGAGTGG
This genomic interval from Triticum urartu cultivar G1812 unplaced genomic scaffold, Tu2.1 TuUngrouped_contig_1782, whole genome shotgun sequence contains the following:
- the LOC125526762 gene encoding putative 4-hydroxy-4-methyl-2-oxoglutarate aldolase 2, translated to MAALPLATAEVCDANSHLITGGELRALQPIFQIYGRRQVFAGPIVTLKVFEDNVLVREFLEEKGQGRVLVVDGGGSLRCAILGGNPVQQAQNNGWAGIVVNGCIRDVDEINGCDIGVRALASHPMKANKKGMGEKHVPVTIAGTRICDGEWLYADTDGILVSRTELIV